A region of the Candidatus Neomarinimicrobiota bacterium genome:
CGACTCTTGATATACTCAGAAAAGAATTCATCAGCAACTTCGGCGAAAGAATCATCTACCCAAGTCATGACGGTCAGCAGGCGAACCCTGTTCTGTTCCCCAAGCGGTACTTTGGCGAAATCATCGCCGCCGAGGGAGAGAAAGGATGCAAGTCGGTCTTGAAGAAACATGTAGAGGACGCTGTGCCTGTCACCATCGAATCGAATGACGTGATACTTGACTGCGACACAAAAGAAGACTACTTTCAGCTGACGAAACTCATGGAGACCTAACCGTTATGTCAAGACATCAGGAGATATTCAATCGGATCACTGAACTTGAGAGGGAAGAAGATCCTTTTGCCGTGGCAACCGTTATCATGTTACAGGGATCTTCCTCAGGGAAAGTTGGCGACAAAGCGATCTACGGCAAGAACGGCAAGCGAGTTCTGGGCTACATCGGTGGAGGCTGCATCGAAAACAGGGTGGCAAAAACAGCTCTGGAGAGCTTCGCCGACGGAAATCCGCGAATCGTCAATATTGATCTGGATAGCGATGAAATGGGGATGGGCATCCCCTGTGGAGGAAATATGGCAGTAATAGTGGAACCTCATTTGAAGGTCCCCTCTCTTCTCATCAGAGGCATGGGACGAGTGGTGGAGGTGTTAGCTGAGCTCGGAACGCTGCTCAACTTCAAGACTTTTGTACAGACCCAGGAAGATGAGACAGGTCAGTACTCGGAAAAGGTCAACGTCATAACGAAGCCTCTCGACTTGGAAGATCTCGATTTCGATGTGAACTACTTCGTCCTGGCGACACACCACCGGGACGACGACAAGCTCGCCCTCGAGGCGCTCAAGCGCAGTATCCCTTACGTGGCGGTCATCGCCAGCGGGAAAAAGACGGGGATCATCACTGACTATCTCAGGGAGAACGGCATCACGGATGAAGACTTAGAGCGGTTCCATGCTCCGGCGGGACTCGACCTCAGCGCCAAGACAGCGGAGGAGATCGCCCTCA
Encoded here:
- a CDS encoding XdhC family protein; amino-acid sequence: MSRHQEIFNRITELEREEDPFAVATVIMLQGSSSGKVGDKAIYGKNGKRVLGYIGGGCIENRVAKTALESFADGNPRIVNIDLDSDEMGMGIPCGGNMAVIVEPHLKVPSLLIRGMGRVVEVLAELGTLLNFKTFVQTQEDETGQYSEKVNVITKPLDLEDLDFDVNYFVLATHHRDDDKLALEALKRSIPYVAVIASGKKTGIITDYLRENGITDEDLERFHAPAGLDLSAKTAEEIALSIMSEMVMHRNGGTGHPMRTTAATDQKVIKEAP